One genomic window of Desulfuromonas sp. TF includes the following:
- the scpA gene encoding methylmalonyl-CoA mutase encodes MTKFFEKKSLSEWEAKVVKEIKAEDISRLMWDTPEGIRVKPLYTREDTENLETTDTLPGFAPFVRGPMASMYAGRPWTVRQYAGFSTAEESNAFYKRNLAGGQQGLSVAFDLATHRGYDSDHPRVVGDVGKAGVAIDSIEDMKILFDEIPLDKVSVSMTMNGAVLPILAMYIVAAEEQGVSREQLAGTIQNDILKEFMVRNTYIYPPEPSMRIISDIIEYTSRHMPRFNSISISGYHIQEAGANNALELAFTLADGLEYVRAALAKGLDIDAFAPRLSFFFAIGMNFFMEAAKLRAARFLWAEMMSRFNPKNSKSLMLRTHCQTSGWSLTEQDPYNNVIRTTLEALAAVLGGTQSLHTNALDEAIALPTDHSARIARNTQLIIQEESGVTKVADPLGGSYYVEALTKELIDEAQKILDEIEELGGMTKAIESGMPKLRIEESAAKKQAAIDSGRDVIVGVNKYRLAKEDPIEVLDIDNTAVREGQIARLKKIRAERDEATCREALAAITHACENKEENLLGLCVEAARRRASVGEISDAMEKIFGRHRAEIKLVSGAYGSVVENDQNFAALKKRIDDFAAAEGRRPRILIAKMGQDGHDRGAKVVATAYADIGFDVDVGPLFQTPEEAAKMAVENDVHVVGVSSLAAGHKTLVPQLAAELNKLGAEDIVIVCGGVIPRQDYEALTTAGAARIFGPGTPITASAAETLDAIEEKRK; translated from the coding sequence ATGACAAAATTTTTCGAGAAAAAATCCCTGTCTGAATGGGAGGCGAAGGTCGTCAAGGAGATCAAGGCCGAGGACATTTCCCGGCTGATGTGGGACACTCCCGAGGGGATCCGGGTCAAGCCCCTTTATACCCGGGAGGATACCGAGAATCTGGAGACCACAGATACACTCCCCGGCTTCGCGCCGTTCGTCCGAGGTCCGATGGCCTCCATGTATGCCGGTCGGCCATGGACGGTTCGCCAGTACGCCGGTTTCTCCACTGCCGAAGAGTCCAACGCCTTCTACAAGCGCAACCTGGCCGGAGGCCAGCAGGGACTCTCCGTCGCCTTCGATCTCGCCACCCATCGGGGGTACGATTCGGATCATCCCCGCGTTGTGGGCGATGTCGGAAAGGCGGGCGTGGCTATTGACTCCATCGAGGACATGAAGATTCTCTTTGACGAGATCCCATTGGACAAGGTTTCCGTCTCCATGACCATGAACGGGGCGGTGCTGCCTATCCTGGCCATGTACATCGTCGCCGCCGAGGAACAGGGCGTCTCCCGGGAGCAGCTTGCCGGGACGATCCAGAACGACATCCTCAAGGAATTCATGGTCCGCAACACCTACATCTATCCGCCCGAGCCTTCGATGCGGATTATCTCCGACATCATCGAATACACCAGCAGGCACATGCCTCGCTTCAACTCGATTTCCATCTCCGGCTATCATATCCAGGAGGCTGGCGCCAACAATGCCCTGGAGCTGGCCTTCACCCTGGCGGACGGCCTTGAATACGTGCGCGCCGCGCTGGCCAAGGGGCTCGATATCGATGCCTTCGCACCTCGGCTTTCCTTTTTCTTCGCCATCGGCATGAACTTCTTCATGGAGGCTGCCAAGCTGCGGGCCGCCCGCTTCCTGTGGGCCGAGATGATGAGCCGGTTCAATCCCAAAAATTCCAAATCGCTCATGTTGCGCACCCACTGCCAGACCTCGGGCTGGAGCCTTACCGAGCAGGACCCCTACAACAACGTCATCCGCACCACCCTCGAGGCTCTGGCGGCGGTACTCGGCGGTACCCAATCCCTTCACACCAACGCCCTCGATGAGGCGATCGCCCTTCCTACCGACCACTCGGCCCGCATCGCCCGCAACACTCAGTTGATCATCCAGGAAGAATCCGGGGTCACCAAGGTCGCCGACCCTCTGGGAGGCTCGTATTATGTGGAAGCGCTGACCAAGGAGCTTATCGACGAGGCACAAAAAATCCTGGATGAGATCGAAGAGCTCGGCGGCATGACCAAAGCCATCGAATCAGGAATGCCGAAGCTGCGCATCGAAGAGTCCGCTGCCAAAAAACAGGCGGCCATCGACTCTGGGCGCGACGTCATCGTCGGCGTCAACAAATACCGTCTGGCCAAGGAGGATCCCATCGAGGTCCTCGACATCGACAACACCGCCGTACGCGAAGGTCAGATCGCCCGTCTGAAAAAGATCCGTGCCGAGCGCGACGAAGCAACCTGCAGGGAAGCGCTTGCCGCCATAACCCACGCGTGCGAGAATAAAGAGGAAAACCTCCTCGGACTCTGTGTAGAAGCAGCTCGTCGGCGGGCGTCGGTAGGTGAGATTTCCGATGCCATGGAAAAAATCTTCGGGCGCCACCGGGCCGAAATCAAACTTGTATCGGGAGCCTACGGATCCGTGGTCGAAAATGATCAGAACTTCGCCGCCCTGAAAAAGCGGATCGATGACTTTGCCGCCGCCGAGGGCCGCCGGCCGCGCATTCTCATTGCCAAGATGGGCCAGGACGGCCATGATCGCGGAGCCAAGGTCGTGGCCACCGCCTATGCCGACATCGGATTCGACGTCGATGTGGGTCCTCTCTTCCAGACACCTGAGGAGGCAGCAAAAATGGCGGTGGAAAACGACGTGCACGTGGTCGGCGTCTCCAGCCTCGCCGCCGGGCACAAGACCCTGGTGCCGCAGCTGGCGGCCGAGCTCAATAAACTCGGCGCCGAAGACATTGTCATCGTTTGCGGCGGAGTCATTCCCAGACAGGATTACGAGGCTCTCACCACCGCCGGCGCCGCCCGCATCTTCGGTCCCGGAACGCCGATTACCGCCTCCGCCGCCGAGACCCTCGATGCGATCGAGGAGAAGAGGAAATAG
- a CDS encoding helix-turn-helix domain-containing protein: MDYNIGSKIKKLRKARKLTLQDVARETGFSPALISQIENNNVSPPIATLSKIARFFDVKMGLFFEEEEEQRRYEIVKKGERRVVSRVISKAGTGHGYTYEALSFRKRNKKMEPFLLTVSERAGEETLYNHEGEEFLLILKGKAEVILEDERLTLEEGDAVYFDSSLKHRLLSYDGSEVQVLAVVTR; encoded by the coding sequence ATGGATTACAATATCGGCTCCAAAATTAAAAAACTTCGCAAGGCCAGAAAATTGACTTTGCAGGACGTGGCCCGGGAAACCGGATTCTCTCCCGCGCTGATCTCCCAGATAGAGAACAACAACGTTTCTCCTCCTATCGCCACCCTCTCCAAAATCGCGCGCTTCTTCGATGTCAAGATGGGGCTTTTCTTTGAGGAAGAGGAAGAGCAGCGCCGGTACGAGATCGTCAAAAAGGGCGAACGGCGTGTTGTAAGCCGGGTAATCTCCAAGGCGGGAACCGGGCATGGGTACACCTACGAAGCTCTTTCCTTCCGCAAGCGCAACAAGAAAATGGAACCTTTTCTACTCACCGTGTCCGAAAGGGCTGGCGAGGAAACCCTCTATAATCACGAAGGTGAGGAATTCCTGCTTATTCTCAAAGGAAAGGCCGAAGTCATTCTCGAAGACGAACGCCTGACTCTTGAGGAAGGGGATGCGGTCTACTTCGACTCCTCTCTCAAGCACCGGCTTCTTTCCTACGACGGAAGCGAGGTCCAGGTCCTTGCCGTGGTCACCCGGTAA
- the mqnB gene encoding futalosine hydrolase, giving the protein MIAIIAAVPFETDLLRRHMSPCEVRRCGRRDLFRGTLFGHAVVLLHSGIGKAGAAAAATVLLEFCRPAAVIAVGCGGAYPGSSLAVGDLALATEEVYGDEGVLTPEGFFDLQHLGFPSIEKEGRKFFNRFPCDSDLFQSARPLVEQTAAAIGRKMAAGPIVTVSTCSGTSAAGVELASRTGGICENMEGAAIAQICALHGTPFLELRGISNLTENRNLASWDLKGGTLVAQQALMNFLRDWPKGGDRA; this is encoded by the coding sequence ATGATAGCCATCATCGCCGCCGTCCCTTTCGAAACCGATCTTCTGCGCCGGCACATGTCACCGTGCGAAGTGCGCAGGTGCGGGCGGCGCGATCTTTTTCGGGGAACTCTCTTCGGCCACGCCGTGGTTCTGCTTCATAGCGGGATTGGCAAAGCCGGCGCGGCAGCGGCCGCCACGGTTCTGCTGGAGTTCTGCAGACCCGCCGCCGTCATTGCCGTAGGATGTGGGGGGGCCTACCCCGGCAGCTCGCTGGCCGTCGGCGATCTGGCACTGGCCACGGAGGAGGTCTATGGAGACGAAGGCGTCCTGACCCCTGAGGGATTTTTCGACCTTCAACACCTCGGCTTTCCCAGCATTGAAAAAGAGGGGCGAAAATTCTTCAACCGCTTTCCCTGCGACTCCGATCTTTTTCAGTCTGCCCGGCCCCTGGTGGAACAGACGGCCGCCGCGATCGGCAGGAAAATGGCCGCTGGTCCCATAGTGACTGTCTCCACCTGCTCGGGGACATCCGCAGCCGGAGTTGAGCTCGCCAGTCGAACCGGCGGCATCTGCGAAAACATGGAAGGAGCCGCCATCGCCCAGATATGCGCCCTTCACGGAACACCTTTCCTTGAGCTTCGCGGCATCTCCAATCTCACCGAAAACCGTAATCTTGCCTCCTGGGACCTCAAGGGCGGAACCCTCGTGGCTCAGCAGGCCCTCATGAACTTTCTTCGCGACTGGCCCAAAGGAGGAGACAGGGCCTGA
- a CDS encoding menaquinone biosynthesis family protein, with the protein MRNLSLGYSPCPNDTFIFYALVHGLVSLADVKITERLEDVETLNALAVKNDLDLTKISYHALGHLRGDYALLRSGGALGRGCGPLVVAREPAAMTDLKGKRLAIPGKLTTANLLLQLYGEGYENPLILPFHEIMTAVVRGEVDAGVIIHESRFTYAAHNLVQVLDLGAWWEAETGLPIPLGGILAKRSLGAELIGRIEAALRRSVEYAFSRPEEPRAYIRAHAQEMEDEVINRHIGLYVNEFSLDLGPEGVQAVETLLARAEERHIIPSGNLPLFAT; encoded by the coding sequence ATGAGGAACCTCTCGCTCGGCTATTCACCCTGCCCCAACGATACCTTCATCTTCTACGCCCTGGTCCACGGCCTGGTTTCCCTGGCGGACGTTAAGATCACCGAACGTCTGGAGGACGTGGAAACCCTGAACGCCCTGGCCGTCAAAAATGATCTCGACCTGACCAAGATCTCCTATCATGCCCTTGGCCACTTGCGGGGCGATTACGCCCTGCTGCGCAGCGGCGGGGCTCTGGGACGCGGATGCGGGCCGCTGGTGGTGGCCAGGGAACCCGCTGCCATGACCGACCTGAAAGGCAAACGCCTCGCCATACCAGGAAAACTGACCACCGCCAATCTTCTGCTGCAGCTCTATGGAGAGGGATATGAAAATCCGTTGATTCTCCCTTTCCACGAGATCATGACCGCCGTTGTCCGGGGCGAAGTCGATGCCGGGGTGATCATCCACGAATCGCGCTTTACCTATGCGGCGCACAATCTGGTGCAGGTACTTGATCTGGGTGCCTGGTGGGAGGCGGAAACGGGACTGCCGATTCCGTTGGGAGGGATTCTGGCCAAGCGCTCTCTGGGTGCGGAACTGATTGGAAGGATCGAAGCGGCTCTGCGACGGAGCGTCGAATATGCCTTTTCCCGTCCCGAAGAACCCCGGGCCTACATCCGGGCACATGCGCAGGAGATGGAAGATGAGGTCATCAATCGCCACATAGGCCTTTACGTCAACGAATTCTCCCTCGATCTCGGTCCAGAAGGGGTGCAGGCGGTCGAAACGCTCCTCGCCCGGGCCGAGGAGCGCCATATCATTCCCTCAGGTAATCTTCCCCTTTTCGCGACCTGA
- a CDS encoding biotin/lipoyl-containing protein, protein MEKPVDYYKNNPLIHRDRRLGQSDSEWVRSFSCEDLKPLIVCRGPIRKEAMDVYEEMGITHYGILLSEKDSIVYPNALSPELRQLTDSTRVHRVPDYTGASKEERIERIGQIIRIAKDNGYDSIFAGYGFMAEDDEFVAAIEDAGLKFIGPCAATQRAAGKKDEAKRTALQVGVSVTPGIDNVTARTLIAKHPSREALLAVVKAEGLNCDQKILADESLPLETLADHILFASYAKGIDLFSIDELCTRVQSECVDMFRNYPGARIRLKAIGGGGGKGQRILGASLLTKKNPSDGDIARAASDAPGLVREVLNEVKANGVGDNKNVLIELNIEQTRHNEIQLLGNGEWAIALGGRDCSLQMHEQKLLEISVTQEGLALEIEKAQKAGLKAQAEALATDLEVLKRMEEQSERFGTAVALDSASTFECIVDRDRHYFMEVNTRIQVEHRVTELVYKLKFTNPDDKNDYFIVESLVEAMALLARHKERLPRPERLPRFGAGAEARLNATDASLSPAAGGMVRYWSNPIEGEIRDDQGICLVNPDTGLFMRYKVAGAYDSNIALLLTKGEDRIDSYNHLSKVLRSTTLRGTDLATNLEFHYGLVNWFIGNNVMAKPTTRFVVPYLTLVGKLKEEAAKLDVVYAFLAMKKHYGKLYGENPEVAKAVSAVLDRKGTLLTRPMEKLLEDPHLLSGWLSLNRKNFSIENGKIVWLRNPLIILEETYRYLNMNWRPEAPAAEVIWTHDNDLLQDALKFYADLRDKFGLKKEEFVKLNGILGNDQPQGGFDAGTWEQIRSAHQGYEIGNELFGILFLVAERTDFFAFRVEENLEVTIPEYLNDPDLQAQMKKVLVPPPSTKADEIVTPGGGMYYAQEAPGMPPFVAEGMHFEKGQPLFILEVMKMFNKVPAPFSGTIDKILIEGGDGTIVSKGQPLFKVTPDEKFVETDPKEIEKEQRARTSEYLHAVL, encoded by the coding sequence ATGGAAAAGCCCGTCGATTATTATAAAAACAACCCTCTGATTCACCGGGACCGCCGTCTGGGTCAATCCGATTCCGAGTGGGTTCGCTCGTTCTCCTGCGAGGATCTCAAGCCGCTGATCGTCTGCCGCGGTCCGATCCGCAAGGAGGCCATGGACGTCTACGAGGAGATGGGGATTACCCATTACGGCATCCTCCTCTCCGAGAAGGACTCCATCGTCTATCCCAATGCCCTTTCTCCCGAGCTGCGTCAGTTGACGGACTCCACCCGCGTCCACCGGGTGCCCGACTACACCGGCGCAAGCAAGGAGGAGCGGATTGAGCGCATCGGTCAGATCATCCGGATTGCCAAGGACAACGGCTACGACTCCATCTTCGCCGGCTACGGTTTCATGGCCGAGGATGATGAATTCGTGGCGGCGATTGAGGATGCCGGGCTCAAGTTCATCGGCCCCTGCGCCGCCACCCAGAGGGCTGCCGGCAAGAAGGACGAGGCCAAGCGGACGGCCCTGCAGGTGGGCGTTTCCGTCACCCCGGGCATCGACAACGTAACAGCCCGCACCCTGATCGCGAAGCACCCCAGCCGCGAGGCGCTGCTGGCCGTTGTCAAGGCGGAGGGGCTGAATTGCGATCAGAAGATTCTGGCCGACGAAAGCCTTCCTCTTGAGACCCTTGCCGACCACATCCTCTTTGCATCCTATGCCAAGGGGATCGATCTCTTTTCCATCGATGAGCTCTGTACCCGGGTTCAGTCCGAATGCGTCGACATGTTCAGAAATTATCCCGGAGCCCGCATCCGTCTCAAAGCGATCGGCGGCGGCGGCGGCAAGGGTCAGCGCATCCTGGGTGCCTCCCTGCTGACTAAAAAGAATCCGAGCGACGGCGATATCGCCCGGGCCGCTTCCGACGCCCCGGGGCTGGTGCGAGAGGTCCTCAACGAGGTCAAGGCCAATGGCGTCGGCGACAACAAGAACGTCCTCATCGAACTGAATATCGAGCAGACCCGGCATAACGAAATTCAGCTCCTCGGCAACGGTGAGTGGGCCATCGCCCTCGGTGGCCGAGACTGCTCCCTGCAGATGCACGAGCAGAAGCTTCTCGAGATCTCCGTCACGCAGGAGGGGCTTGCCCTGGAGATCGAGAAGGCCCAGAAGGCCGGTCTGAAAGCTCAGGCCGAGGCTCTTGCCACCGACCTCGAAGTTCTCAAACGCATGGAAGAGCAGTCGGAGCGTTTCGGCACTGCCGTTGCGCTCGATTCCGCTTCGACCTTCGAGTGCATCGTCGATCGGGACCGCCATTATTTCATGGAAGTCAACACCCGCATCCAGGTCGAGCACCGGGTGACCGAGCTTGTCTACAAGCTCAAATTCACCAATCCCGACGATAAGAACGATTACTTCATTGTCGAGTCTCTGGTCGAAGCGATGGCCCTGCTGGCCCGGCACAAGGAGCGCCTCCCCCGCCCTGAGCGCCTGCCCCGTTTCGGTGCCGGAGCCGAAGCGCGCCTCAACGCCACAGACGCCTCGCTTTCACCCGCCGCCGGCGGAATGGTCCGCTACTGGTCCAATCCGATCGAAGGCGAAATCCGGGATGATCAGGGAATCTGCCTGGTCAATCCGGACACGGGCCTGTTCATGCGGTATAAGGTGGCCGGGGCCTACGATTCGAACATCGCCCTGCTGCTGACCAAAGGAGAGGACCGCATCGACAGTTACAATCATCTCTCCAAGGTTCTCCGCAGCACCACCCTGCGCGGCACGGATCTGGCCACCAATCTCGAGTTCCACTACGGTCTGGTCAATTGGTTCATCGGCAACAATGTCATGGCCAAGCCGACCACCCGCTTCGTGGTCCCCTACCTCACCCTGGTCGGCAAACTGAAGGAAGAGGCCGCCAAGCTAGATGTGGTATACGCCTTCCTGGCCATGAAGAAGCATTATGGCAAACTCTATGGGGAGAATCCCGAGGTCGCCAAGGCGGTCTCGGCCGTCCTCGACCGCAAGGGCACGCTGCTGACCCGCCCGATGGAGAAGCTGCTGGAGGACCCGCACCTCCTTTCGGGATGGCTGAGCCTCAATAGGAAGAATTTCAGTATCGAAAACGGCAAGATCGTCTGGCTGCGCAATCCGCTGATCATCCTGGAAGAGACATACCGGTATCTCAATATGAACTGGCGCCCGGAGGCTCCCGCCGCCGAGGTTATCTGGACTCACGACAACGACCTGTTGCAGGACGCGCTGAAGTTCTACGCCGATCTGCGCGATAAATTCGGCCTGAAGAAGGAAGAATTCGTCAAGCTCAACGGCATCCTTGGGAACGACCAACCTCAAGGCGGCTTCGATGCCGGGACCTGGGAGCAGATCCGTTCGGCGCATCAGGGCTACGAAATAGGCAACGAGCTGTTCGGCATCCTCTTCCTGGTCGCCGAGAGAACAGATTTCTTCGCTTTCAGGGTGGAGGAAAATCTGGAGGTCACCATCCCCGAGTATCTGAACGATCCTGACCTGCAGGCGCAGATGAAGAAGGTGCTGGTGCCTCCGCCTTCCACGAAAGCCGACGAGATCGTGACTCCAGGCGGCGGGATGTACTATGCTCAGGAAGCCCCCGGGATGCCGCCATTCGTCGCCGAGGGGATGCACTTCGAAAAAGGGCAGCCGCTCTTCATCCTCGAAGTCATGAAGATGTTTAACAAGGTCCCGGCGCCTTTCTCCGGGACCATCGACAAGATCCTCATTGAGGGTGGAGACGGCACCATTGTCTCCAAGGGGCAGCCGCTGTTCAAGGTAACCCCCGACGAGAAGTTCGTCGAAACCGATCCCAAGGAGATCGAGAAGGAGCAACGCGCCCGCACGAGTGAATATCTGCATGCGGTGCTCTGA
- a CDS encoding acyl-CoA carboxylase subunit beta: MSEKAIKPSLKNPFDSKEAVEFNIPGEIAGKAGGYEAAMQEGHALTERPIKSVSVAQVEKQHFKKRMTVWERIKVLTDQEPNVLFQNWGKNLDGASLVTGILNIGGRDVALYGHDFTVRAGSIDATNGNKLARLFQMAGEKGIPLIGMNDSAGAFVPAGVGGLDGYAEAFTALRKISGVVPSIMCMFGFNAGGGSYLPRQGSFLIQPNDTFFGLTGPGVVKSVLGEDITPEELGGPKVHGASGVVDVTVADEVAALRTAVRLLSYLPDNNSMMAPFQTTSDPLDRKTWEINTLLKKAFNSPTGFNTPFDVSIVIQQICDHGDYFEIQPERAREAVTAFGRLGGNVVGFVANNSAVASGQIDCDSAMKIARFVRFCNIYNIPLIFMEDTTGFLPGREQEARGIVQAGRSMLDSIIDVRTPRILLILRNAFGGAYASYNNYPTGADLVLALPTTRLAVMGPAGKEFVYKDELRKLRGSIAARVKQGVKERTSAGMEGEEAKKDAEKEAAEWLKLEEAALNLRYEKELMNPKEGLALGSISSIVMPTDLRKVLGENMNFFLRHYKPSPMQSIQREFH, from the coding sequence ATGTCCGAAAAAGCGATTAAACCTTCATTGAAGAATCCATTTGATTCAAAGGAAGCGGTCGAATTCAATATTCCCGGAGAAATCGCCGGGAAAGCGGGCGGCTACGAAGCTGCCATGCAAGAGGGACACGCTCTGACCGAGCGCCCCATCAAATCGGTCAGCGTCGCGCAGGTGGAAAAACAGCACTTCAAGAAGCGCATGACCGTCTGGGAAAGAATCAAGGTTCTGACCGACCAGGAGCCTAATGTTCTCTTTCAGAATTGGGGCAAGAACCTGGATGGGGCCTCCCTGGTTACCGGGATCCTGAACATCGGCGGTCGTGATGTGGCCCTCTACGGTCATGACTTCACCGTGCGCGCCGGCTCCATCGATGCCACCAACGGCAACAAGCTGGCCCGTCTTTTCCAGATGGCCGGCGAGAAGGGGATTCCACTTATCGGGATGAATGACAGCGCCGGCGCCTTTGTGCCGGCCGGAGTCGGAGGCCTCGACGGCTACGCCGAGGCTTTCACCGCCCTGCGCAAAATCAGCGGAGTCGTCCCCTCCATCATGTGCATGTTCGGCTTCAATGCCGGCGGCGGCAGCTATCTTCCCCGCCAGGGCAGCTTCCTGATCCAGCCCAATGACACCTTCTTCGGTCTCACCGGGCCGGGGGTCGTCAAGTCGGTTCTGGGTGAAGACATCACTCCCGAAGAGCTGGGCGGACCCAAGGTTCACGGAGCCTCTGGCGTCGTCGACGTGACGGTTGCCGACGAAGTCGCCGCCCTGCGCACCGCCGTGCGGCTGCTCAGCTATCTTCCCGACAACAACAGCATGATGGCTCCCTTCCAGACCACCAGCGACCCCCTGGACCGCAAGACCTGGGAAATCAATACTCTGCTGAAGAAGGCCTTCAACAGCCCCACCGGCTTCAACACTCCCTTCGATGTATCTATCGTCATCCAGCAGATCTGCGATCATGGCGACTACTTCGAAATCCAGCCCGAGCGGGCCCGGGAAGCTGTCACTGCTTTCGGCCGTCTGGGCGGCAACGTGGTGGGCTTCGTGGCCAACAACAGCGCCGTGGCTTCCGGTCAGATCGACTGCGATTCGGCCATGAAGATCGCCCGCTTCGTGCGCTTCTGCAATATCTACAACATTCCCCTGATCTTCATGGAGGACACCACCGGGTTCCTCCCCGGCCGCGAGCAGGAAGCCCGCGGCATCGTTCAGGCCGGCCGCTCCATGCTGGACTCCATTATCGACGTGCGCACACCGCGCATTCTGCTCATCCTGCGCAACGCCTTCGGCGGCGCCTATGCCTCCTACAACAACTACCCGACCGGCGCCGATCTGGTCCTGGCCCTTCCGACGACCCGCCTGGCCGTCATGGGTCCGGCGGGCAAGGAGTTCGTCTACAAGGATGAGCTGCGCAAGCTGCGCGGCTCTATCGCCGCGCGCGTCAAGCAGGGAGTTAAGGAGCGCACCTCTGCCGGCATGGAAGGCGAGGAGGCCAAGAAGGACGCGGAGAAGGAAGCCGCCGAATGGTTGAAGCTGGAAGAGGCGGCTCTCAACCTGCGTTACGAGAAAGAGCTGATGAACCCGAAGGAGGGCCTCGCCCTGGGGTCCATCTCCTCCATCGTCATGCCCACTGATCTGCGCAAGGTGCTAGGGGAGAACATGAACTTCTTCCTCCGGCACTACAAGCCGTCGCCGATGCAGTCCATCCAGCGCGAATTCCATTAA
- a CDS encoding NHL repeat-containing protein, whose amino-acid sequence MPSLSESGVQAQNSAENARAVKSPPVAILTAAALCVILLFGYFFSPDLVNLLEILAGQPAPLEVFIRAHFLVVAFQVILVLFALLYVMPVRDLKKRLLLYFLLAEAILLCSIWIFDKPDIFFFWEKSALTFFSALFLILCSLTAYLNGMFLPFSPGSERIAKLFWFTLSAAFLFAGMDEFFMLHEKISKMLHGVNWFDDMITGLYALGAGAFVAVFYKTFKREIFGRDNFFFMVLCSGILSLSVAMLIDSFDFLFRFLDRYISTFHLLNSLEELMEFTAATLFLCAFVVNLCQIKGRTLGLTLTRVGTYTPSTLMRRSFWGIVFLSAIAAVGIKGAFGVGDEPVIFELGQAISIFADVSDGLKGPDGLIFSPVHGLVVGDEAASSILVFDLNGNGRVYADGATGLVSPEGLAVWQSDIFVADDSQGKVLKYAAAGTIPIIVAETGLKSPEGLAVDARGDLYLADEVLSMVVKYAGGQRQVMASSLDGLKTPEELAFDEQGNLYITDEKARAVFKVSPSGETTVFADHSDGLMAPEGIAVNLNRIYVTDNETGTIFRFEPDGIGGEFITFSRRHRNLSGIAFDEQNNLYVVSSDPYSATRHIFRIVSDY is encoded by the coding sequence TTGCCGAGCCTGTCGGAATCCGGAGTGCAGGCGCAGAATTCTGCAGAGAACGCCCGCGCCGTCAAAAGTCCCCCTGTCGCCATCCTCACGGCTGCAGCCCTGTGCGTCATCCTGCTGTTCGGCTATTTCTTTTCCCCCGACCTTGTGAACCTTCTGGAAATTCTTGCCGGCCAACCCGCCCCTCTTGAAGTCTTTATCAGGGCCCACTTTCTCGTGGTCGCTTTCCAGGTGATCCTTGTTCTTTTTGCCCTGCTTTACGTAATGCCGGTCAGAGATTTGAAAAAACGACTTCTGCTCTATTTCCTCCTGGCGGAAGCCATCCTTCTCTGCTCGATCTGGATCTTTGACAAGCCTGACATATTCTTTTTTTGGGAAAAATCCGCTCTGACCTTTTTCTCCGCTCTGTTTCTCATTCTCTGTTCCTTGACCGCTTACCTGAATGGAATGTTTTTACCCTTCAGCCCGGGATCGGAGCGGATTGCAAAACTGTTCTGGTTCACCCTTTCGGCGGCATTCCTGTTTGCCGGAATGGATGAATTTTTCATGCTGCATGAGAAGATCTCAAAAATGCTCCATGGCGTAAACTGGTTCGATGACATGATCACCGGCCTGTATGCCCTTGGCGCTGGCGCCTTCGTCGCTGTTTTTTACAAAACCTTTAAAAGAGAAATTTTCGGCCGGGACAATTTTTTCTTCATGGTTCTTTGTTCAGGAATACTTTCCCTGTCGGTCGCGATGCTCATCGATTCCTTCGATTTTCTCTTCCGGTTCCTTGACCGCTACATAAGTACCTTCCATCTGCTCAATTCACTGGAAGAATTGATGGAATTCACAGCCGCAACCCTTTTCCTGTGCGCCTTTGTGGTGAACCTGTGCCAGATCAAAGGGCGAACGCTCGGACTGACCCTGACCAGAGTCGGGACATATACCCCTTCGACCCTCATGAGACGGAGCTTCTGGGGGATCGTTTTTTTATCGGCCATCGCGGCCGTGGGAATCAAGGGAGCTTTCGGCGTTGGCGATGAGCCGGTCATCTTCGAACTCGGGCAGGCCATTTCCATTTTCGCCGACGTCTCCGACGGGCTCAAGGGACCGGACGGATTGATATTCAGCCCGGTTCATGGCCTCGTCGTCGGAGATGAAGCCGCTTCCAGCATTCTCGTCTTCGATCTGAACGGCAACGGCCGTGTCTATGCCGACGGCGCGACGGGTCTGGTCTCTCCCGAGGGGCTCGCAGTCTGGCAGAGCGATATTTTCGTGGCTGACGACTCTCAGGGAAAGGTCCTTAAGTATGCCGCCGCCGGCACGATTCCCATCATTGTTGCAGAAACCGGGCTGAAATCTCCGGAAGGCCTCGCCGTCGACGCAAGGGGCGACCTTTACCTTGCCGACGAAGTATTGTCTATGGTCGTGAAATATGCCGGTGGGCAGCGGCAGGTCATGGCCTCCTCCCTGGACGGCCTGAAAACTCCAGAGGAACTTGCTTTTGATGAACAGGGAAATCTCTACATAACGGACGAAAAGGCGCGGGCGGTTTTTAAAGTTTCTCCCTCCGGCGAAACCACGGTCTTTGCCGACCACTCCGATGGTCTCATGGCCCCGGAGGGGATCGCCGTCAATCTGAACCGGATATACGTCACCGACAACGAAACCGGCACCATATTCCGGTTCGAACCCGATGGCATCGGGGGGGAATTCATTACCTTTTCCCGAAGACACAGGAACCTCTCGGGGATCGCCTTTGATGAGCAGAACAATCTCTACGTGGTTTCCTCGGACCCCTACAGCGCCACCAGGCACATATTTCGAATAGTATCGGACTACTGA